From the Polaribacter gangjinensis genome, the window CAAAATCGTCATCCGAAGAAGATTCTGTAACATTATTCAATAAATCGTCATCAATCTCGGCTATGTATCTTGAGGGGTTATCCTTATCGCCTATTAGATAAAGACCTGTTCTTGCTCTAGTCATACAGGTATATAAAAGCCTTCTTTCAGTTGAAATATGAAATTCATCATCGGTCTCAATAAAGCCTGGGGGATAGGGAATAACATCATCTGTTAAATCCATTATGAAGACATTATTGAACTCTAACCCTTTAATAGAAGACATTGTGCAGATTTTGATGCTGTCACTATTGTAGTTTACAGCCTGATTTGATTTTACAAGTTCGGTCTGTAAACCATTATTATTAAGGTAGTTTTGAATCCTTCTCACGCCATCATTAGTCCTGTGTAAAACAATCGTACTACTTATTTTTCCTTCATTTTTTATGTTTTGTAATTCTCCTTTCAAATAAGCAAGTTGGTCATCAAAGTCTTCAAAATAACCTACAATTGGTTTTTGACCACCTGAAAGAGCTGTTTCTACATCTGTAAATTCTGATTTATCTTCTTCATTAGCCAACAAGGAAAGAGCTGCACGAGCAATGTGTACAGAATTCCGGTAATTTTTTTTGAATTCTATAGTCCTACCACCACGAACATTTAGTCCAACTTCCGACCAAGTAAAACCACTCTTAAAAATTCTCTGGGCGGCATCTGCAATGATTGAAATACTCTCTGTTTCTTGAGATACCAATTTTGAAATAACTAGGATTTGAGCTTTGTTTAAATCTTGGGCTTCATCAATAATTATATGAGTGAAGGGTGGTTTCCAAAATGGGTCGTTTTCTATTTTTTGTAAACTTTTTATCGCATAATCATCAAAATCAACTTTCCCCCTGTTTTTAAGCTCTTGATTATATTTTAAGTAGACATTCCATATTACTTCTTTGTCACTTGCAGTAACTCTATCCGAAGTTCCCCTGCCTGTCCGTTTTGCTTCTACATACTCCGTTTTTGAATTGAATAGCTTACCCTTTATCCAAGAAATCTCTTCTTGAAAAAACTCTGAACTTTTAGTTAATACGTTAGAGCTTGTAGATGTTAGTGAGGTTTTTATGCTTTCTATAATTTCAATCTGTTCCCATTGCATAACAGTTGTGTTGTACCCAATTCCTGCAAAATGATATGCCCAACTGTGGAAATTCACAATCGTGACATTAAGTCCATCTGGTGTTTTAGGTTTTATCTCGTCAGAGTCTTTCTGATACCCACCATTTATATAAGGACTTACTGCTCTTATGTAGGCTGCTAATGTCTTATTGAAAGTGAAAATTACGATTTTAGCTTCTTGAAAAAGAGTGTTCTGCGTTTCTAGTAGGTGCTTTGCTCTATATAGTGCAACAGTTGTCTTGCCACTTCCTGCAACTCCCTTTATTTGAATGGGATTTGTCGGTGGTAAGAATAGCACCTTCTTTTGTTCTCCTTTTAAAGTTATCTTTTTTAACATATCATTTCAGTTTCTGTCGAGCGTTGGCAAAATTCAAGCTCTTTTGGTTTTTTGTTTGGGTTATGCGTTTGGCAAAAACCAAATGTGCTTGAATGTGCGGTTGGCTTTCTACAATGAGGCACAACGTAGTTGTGTATGAAAAGTAGCAGAGTAAAATTGTGATTACTTTCGATTTTGCAATAAAGATAGCAGACAAGTACAAACCTTGTAGTTTGCACTTAACTGCTATTTTTTATACACGTGGTTGTGGTTTGTATTATTTGTTGAACAATTCAATTACTTCATTTATTTTTGGATTTTTCATATTTAACCATTCAGTATATTTTGTATATTCAAATTTCTTATTGTAAAATGTTTTTTCATTAAATTTTTCAAATAGCTTTTCGCAGTATTCTTCTAAACTCAATTCTTTATTCTTATGTCTTTTAGATAATTCTAAATTACCAGATATAAAGTATTCTAAAAAGAAATCCAATCTTATCCAAAATAAATTGTCATTACCCAACCAACCTTCAACACCATCCCATCTTTGGTCAATGTATTTTACTTTTAAATTACTATTCATTTATTTTGTATATGTGTAAGTTAATGGATTATACGTATAGCCTAAACCTCCTTGTGAAACAGGTGTTGTTAAAAGATTATGTTCTCTTGCAAAAAATGAAATTTGTCCTTTATCATTAATAAGATTGATTGGATTATTTGGGTCAGAAATAACTCTAATTATATCATTTCTACTTGCTGCGTCTCTTAACCAAGGTTCATTTATATTGTCCCAAATTTGTTGATCGGTAGTCCAATTTGGGTTTGGAACTTCATTCAAAACATTAAAAGTTGTTTTAGAGGTTACGCCATTAATACTTTCAGTTAATCCACTTTTAATGAGAGCATCAGTGCCATTAGGTTGATCTTTAGCGAATTTTCCTATGATAGTAGTAGTTTTAGATGGATGTGAAATGATATCACCACCATAAGCAGGGAATTTTAAACGTAATACATTGCTCAAAACACTTCCTATTTCATTTCCAGTTTTATTAAATAATTTAACTGTATTATTATCTAAAGTAATTTTTAATCCATTTTTTAGGGCTATGCGAATTGTTTTAGCATATTTATAAATAATTTTAAAAGAAGTAAATGCGTTTAATACCACCTTACTAGCTTTAGCAAATCCTTTAAAAATACTTCCGCCAAATGCATCTACTAATAAACCAGCAATACCTAAAGTTACAGTAATTGCGTCTGCTTTATTTATTCCAGATATAACATCTAAAGCACTACTTCCAGGAACAAAACCTAAAATTAACTCTGGTAAAAATTGCTTAATAAGGTCATTAATTACCATCCATTCTTCATCGTTTTTAGGCCAATATTGACCAACTATAGAAGTTACATTTGGCAGAAGAGAAAGAAATAATGAATTTGTTGCAACAATTTTTTGACTGCTTATTGACAATTGGTCAAAATTATCTATATTTTTTATTAGATTCAGAATCTCAACAGTTTTTGAAGCCATAAGAGCGGCTTCATTTTGATTTACAGTAGTTTGATTGATGGATAAATCAAATAACACTTCACCTAATTCATAAAATTCAGTTTGTTTAAGAAATTTACCAACTGCACCTAAATAACTAAATTGGGTTTCTACACTTTCAAATCTTGATGGAACGAAATTTATTGCATCTTCAAATGAAGTAATTATTTCATAAAATTTTATAGGGCTTATATTTGAAATAATGGGTGTAGTATAAATACTAGTTGAACTTCCACCTCCAACTCCTGTTGAACCACCACTTGTTCCACCTCCTCCTGTGTCTATAGTATCAGGTCCATCATCATAAGTAATACATTCTGATTTTGGTTTTTGATATAATCTTTCTGGATGATTATAGCAGGATGGACCAGCTACATGCTCAAATTGATATGGGCAATATGTTACCCAAATAGTTCTACATTCTTCAATTATTTTAGATTGTGTATTGTCATAAATTATTGGTGTTACCGTAATTTCAGTATCTTGCTCAAATGAATGATGGTCTTCATGGGGTGTTAATTGAGATCTTAATTTATACTTTAAAATATAAGCTTTAGTGTTGTTTAAACTGTCAATTTGAATTATTAAATTTTCATAAAAAGTTTCATCATTAACTGACCTATGGATAAGCATTGTATAAGAAGTAAACTTATCTGACGAGATTATATTTACAGCATTTGTATCTATCGTAAAACCGTAATTTACCTCCATAACTGTTTTAAGTCTATTATCTGAGGTTAAAGCTTGCTTTTTAGTTTTAAAAACCTTATTAAAAGCTTCTTTAAATTTTTCTGTTTTTTGAATGTTTCCAAACGTTTTTTGTGAATAACTAGTGTTCTTCTCTTGGTTTGAGGAATTAATAATAAATTCATCATTTTCACAACTACTAAATAGTAGGGATATGCAAAAGGATAAAATTCCAATTTTAAATAATTTGGTTAGGTTGATTTTTTCTGTTTTCATATTGTTTAAATTTAAAATTAATATTCAATTTTTTTTATTAACAAGGTGCAATTTTTAGGTATTAAATATCGCTTGCAATTAAGCGAATATAAACCACAACGTTGTTGTATAAGATTAGTTGCGTGTTTTAAGTACTAAAGTTAGCAAATAAATCACAGATAGAAAGTCCGCGAGGACTTTCGTAAATTGGCTAAAACTAGCAATTAATTTTATACGGTGTTAGCCACTGGCTTTTAAATTCCAAATTCTATTTTTTTAATATTTTTTTGTTTTGTATTCCAAATTCCGAATAAATTTTCATCATATAAACTCCAGCAGATAAATTAGAAATATCTATAGTTTCAAATTTACTTTTAATAATTCTCATATTTTGCCCAAAAGAATTATAAAATTCAATTTTCGTAATAGAAGTATTTTTTGATTTAATGTAAATAATAGAGTTTGTCGGATTTGGATAAATTTCAGTTTTATTTAAATCAAAATCTTTTGTATTTAGTGTGAAGTTTTTAAAAACGGCATTCCCAAAAATACCTGTTGATAAATTTAAAACTAAACCATCATTTTCTGAAGTTATTTGGTATCCAATAGCATATTCCATAAAATTAAAATATTCTGTTTCAAATGAGTTATGAATTTGAATTCCACAGTCATTAGTTAAATTTGAAAATTGGTCAGTACTTAAAGTGTTATTCAAGAATGTGAATGTTCCATTGAATGAATTACAAGCTCCTATTCCACTAAAAGTTAAATCTTCGACAATTGTTAATGAAGGCGTTATTGTGGGGTTTATTTCGGAAACTATATATGGACCTGGACTTGCATCGCTTTCCATAACAGAATACAAATACCAAGTTTGAAATAATTCAGGATTTGGTTCTTGTCCAAAACAGTTTATAGAATAAATTATTGAAATTAATATTAATAAATGTTTCATTATTTTTCGTTTTTTAGCTTGTGGCTAACGTGTTTGTACAAAATTAGTTGCGTGGTTAAAGCACTAAAGTTAGTAAATAATAACTGACGAAGAAAATCCGCGAGGATTTTCGTAAGTAAGCAAAAAGCAAGCAATTAATTTTGTACGGTGTTGTAGGTAGTTTTTATTCAGTCATTATTCTTTCAAATTAACGATAATTAAAACCATAAACTTCCTGTAATTTATGATTCATAATATTGTCAGATGGAAAAACTTTCCATTTTATGTTTTCATTTTTTGATTTCAAGAATTTTATAAATTCCACATATTCATTTGAGTCTGCAACACTCAAAAATTTTAATTTCTTAATGCTCCCATTTAGTTTGAATTCAATTTTGTTTCTTGTTGGGTTTTTGGTAGTTGAAATATATTCAACAGTTAGTAATTCAGCATAGTCAATTTCAATTTTATTACTGTTGTAAACATATTCAATTCTTATTTTTTCTTTCTCAAATATTATTTCAAAAACTTTTTTTCTTTGATATAAAACTAGCCAAATACTCAATAAAATACTTCCAATTATGATTAAGATTTGAATTCCAATTTTTTCAATTGAAATGCCTAAGAAGATTCCAATTCCTAAAATCATTAAAGAAGCTAAAATAGATTCAAAAAAAGCAAAAGATGAAGATGAACTGTATTTTTTCATTCCGTTAATTACCTACAACGTGTTTGTACAAGATTAGTTGCTGTGTTTAAGTAATAAATTTACTAAATAATTACTGACAAAGAAAATCCGCGAGGATTTTCGTAAGTAAGCCAAAAGCAAGCAATTAATTTTGTACGGTGTTGGGTAACGTATTATTAATTCCTTTCTACAAAATCTTTTATAATTTTACAATTATCAACTAAATAGGTTGTCAAATCTTTCATAAATATTAAAGAACCTTCTTCAAATGACAAGTCATATATTTTCAACATTTTCTCAATATTTTTAGAACTTTCAGAAACGATTACATTTGATAGGTCTTTCTCGCTAAAATTTTCAGGCTTATTTTTTGATAAAACTTTACAAGCATTTATTCCATTAGTTTCAATGAAATCTCTTTTTTTCTTGTTTCTTTTTCTTTCCTTCTTACTCAATGATTTATTAATATCTAAAGAAAGTTCAATGATTAAATTTTCTTTAAGATGATTTAATTCTTCTTCATTAGGCTTTGTGTTTTTATAATATATTTCTAAAGCGTGACAAGTTTCAAACGCAGTAATTTTACTCAAATTATTTTTAATTCCAATAGTGGAAATTACTTGAGCAATTTCCTTAGGGTTTAATTTTTCATTAAGATTAGAAACAATTAAAATTCCTTCACTAAATTCAAAAGTTTCTTTTGTATATAACTTTCGAGAGGAAATTATTTTAAACCTAACTGTCTTCTGCAATTCAACTTCCGTTTCAATTTCATCGAAATCATTCACACAGTTGTATTCAGATTTATTCTGTGAAAAAATTCCGGATGAATAAGTTAAAAATATTAAAGCTAGCAATTTTTTCATAAATTTTCTTTCATATGTTACCCAACGTGTTTGTGTTATGAAAAGTTGCGTATTTGACAACGAGGAATTTCCAACGGAAATTCTGAAGTTGGCAAAGAAGCAACAACTTTTGGGTAAGCTAAAAATAGCAATTTTTTATACACGGTGTTGTACGTAGTTTTTTTAAAATGAAAATTAATTTTTAGTTTTTTATGTGTCAATTCCTTTCGGAAATCTTTTGTTTACCTCTTTTACTAATTCCATAAATGTACAATTTAGAAATGAAGAATGTATAAAATGACCTGTTCCAAATGTTGATATGTTTAACTTATGAGCAAGATAATCAAAACCTCTTTTTTTTCCGAATTCATTTTTTTTTAGAAAAAAACCAAGATAAAGATTTTGATTGTATTTGATTAATCTAATACTTTCAATTTCATTCCATTTAAGATTTTTTTTATTTGAGAAGAAAAAATCGTTATAAATTCCTTCATTATTAATTTTCACATAACCTTTTTTAAGAATTAATTTGAACATTACAATTATTGAAAAACTAATTACTATATATCCAAAAATTGAGAACATTAAAACATAGATTTCTGATGGCATTCTCCACCATATGTGTTCACTTGGACTTATGTAAAAAAGTGTTAATGGGTAATAAAAAGCAATTAAAGGTAAAACTAAAAGTATTCTAAAAATGTCATTTTTTTTATTTTTATAATAGTACTTTGTGCTCATTAAAAGTTTATTAATTTTTTGTTGTAATACGCAATTTTAAAATTACGTACAACGTTTATGTATAAAGAAAGTTGCGGTTTTGACAACGAGGAATTTCCGAAGGAAATTCAGAAGTTGGCAAAAATGCAACTACCTTTGGTGAAGCTAAAAATAAGCAATTTTTTTTATACGGTGTTAGCCACTGGCTTTTAAATTCAAAATTCTATTTTTTTAATATTTTTCTGTTTTGTATTCCAAATTCCGAATAAATTTTCATCATATAAATTCCAGCAGATAAATTAGAAATATCTATAGATTCAAACTTACTTTTAATAATTCTCATAGTTTGCCCAAAAGAATTTAAAAATTCAATTTTCGTAATAGAGGTATTTTTTGATTTAATGTAAATAATTGAATTTGTTGGATTTGGATAAATTTCAATTTTATTTAAATCAAAATCTTTTATATTTAGTTTGAAGTTTTTAAAAACAGCTTCCCCAAAAACAGCTGTTGATAAATTTAAAACTAAACCATCATTTTCTGAAGTTATTTGGTAACCAATAGCATATTCCATAAAATTAAAATATTCTGTTTCAAATGATTTATGAATTTGAATTCCACATTCATTAGTTAAATTTGAAAATTGGTCAGTACTTAAAGTGTTATTCGAGAATATGAATGTTCCATTGAATGAATTACAAGCTCCTATTCCACTAAAAGTTAAATCTTCGACAATTGTTAGTGAAGGTGTTATATTGGGATTTATCTCGGAAACTATATATGGACTTGGACTACCATCACTTGCCATAACTGAATATAAATACCAAGTTTGAAATAATTCAGGATTTGGCTCTTGTCCGAAACAGTTAATAGAATAAATTATTGAAATTAATATTAATAAATGTTTCATTATTTTTCTTTTTTTAGCTTGTGGCTAACGGTTTTGTGTATGATTAGTGGCGTGTTTAAGCACCTAATTTAGCAAATAAAAATCGAATAGAAAATCCGCGAGGATTTTCGTAAGTAGGCGATAACCAAGCCATTAATTATACACGGTGTTGGCAATAGTTTTTTATTTTTTTCCATAAATGTCCGTAAACTTATAATTGTTACTTGGACTCCATAAAATTATTAAATGAGCACCTTCTCTTTTTTCAATTCCATTCATTATTAAACTTCCCGATTTAGAAAGTCCGAATTCATATTTTCGGATTTCATAATCTCCAAAAATCCAAGGAATTCCGTGTAATCTAAAGTTCTTGTTTCGCAAAAGTAAGAATCCGTCATTTTGCAATTTGTATTTCACGATTTTTGAATCAATTTCCATTTGGTTTTGTAAAAATGAAAATCGAATTTCTTTGTCATTTAGAACTTCTATTTTTACTTCGGAAATTGTGTCTTTTAATTTTAAAGATGTCAATCTTCCTGAAAGAGTGAGATGTATGTATTTTTCTGAATTTTCTGCAAAATTGCTGTAAATTCCATTTAATTTCGCAATATTTTTTTCCGTTATATGTTGTAGGTCTTCTGATTCAATTTTTGGAAGTGATGCACAATTTATAAATAGAAGACAAATTCCGATTATTGTCAATTTTTTCATCATTTCGTTTAGAGTTCGAGTCTGTTTTTAAATTATTGCCAACGTTTCGCGTGTATGAGAAGTAGCGGATTAAAAAGCACTTCACTATCAGTTTGGCACTGACTTTTATTAAAAGCACCGACCTTTGATTTAACACTAAACCCGCTATTTCTTATACACGCTGTTGTGCGTTCGGTGTTCTTTTTCGGTCGTCTGTCAGCGTTGGCAAAGACATACTCTTTTGCAATTTTGGGCTTGCGAGTTGGCTGGTGCGAATTGCAAATGTGTATGACTTTTGGCGTTGGCATTACTTTTTTCTTTCCTTATAGATTTGTCTTAATTCTGAAATTTCCTTCAGTTCATCATTGATTTTTATTTTCCAAAATTTCCACCCATTAACACTTAAGTTAACTAATGCCCTTGCTGCACCACTCGGAAATGGATAAAGTTTCTGACTCCCGTCAATTTTCAAGTCAATAAAACCGTCCGAATTTATCTTTGCCGTTTTAGTAGGATTAGTGTCAGAATATAAAACTGTTCCATTTTCAATAATTCCTTCGTCTAAAAGCATTTTTAACGTTATTTCAGTCAGGTCATTTGTCTTTGCCTCCATTTTCAAATAATTAGATATTCTTAACTGCAAATCTTATATTGTATAGATCCAATAAGGATGATTTTATCGCTTCAAAGTGTTCATCAATTCCGAATGCTTCCAATAGAACTTTTTCAAAATTCACTCTGTCTGCTTGCTCAATTTCTTGCTTTAAAGGCAATCTATTTCTATTGGCAATTGGTTGAAAAGCATTTATAATTCTTTGTTTTTGGTCGTTAGATAAAAGCTGGAAATTCAAAAGTTTAAAATCTCGTTCAAATTTTGTTGCTCTCAAATCAAGTGCACCTAAACCTCTTCCAAAACCAAAACTCTCAATGAAAAACATACTTAAAACGCTATTCAATAAGGCAAGCAATAAAATTCTGTTTTCATTTTGAAAATCTTCTTTTAGCGAAAGACCAATCATTCTTTGGTCAATGAATGAACGATTCTCAAAGGTTGCAATAAATAAACTTCTATCGTAATTTACATTGGCGACAAAGTCAGCCATATTTTCGGTTTTCATTTCATACCATAACATATTTGCTTTGCGCAAAGATTGAGTAAGCGGAACGCCTGTTTCATTGTTTTGATTTTCAAAATTTCTAATCCATTGCAAAGCACCTGAATGATTGAGTTGCTCTAATTCTGCAATACTTCTTGAACAACAAAATGCTTCTCCATCTGCTGAACAATAAAGTCCTGATGTTCCTCTTAGGTTTTTCAGAACTGGTCTTATGTATTCCGCTTCAATGTTATGACCAAATGCAGGATAAAATAAGGCATTCCAACCTCTTCTTTCGCCACGAGTAAAATTGAAAAACTGATTGCAATCAATTAGTTTTTCTGAAACTTCTGTAAGCCAATTAAGATTTGCAAAGTAACCGCACCAAGGAACACCAATAGTTTCAAAGTTGGCTATCTCATTGACTGAATAATTCTGAATAGCTACAATTTCATTTTCTGTTTCTAACAAAATATTTTCACTCAATTGTTTGATGTCAGGTATTTCATTTATGCTTTCTTTTAGGGTGCAAAATGAAATTGTTCTGTTTTGGTCTATTGGAGTATTTGGGTTTCGCTTTTTTGCAATTAGAAAAGTAGTCACTACATCTGCGTTGTCAAACCATTTTCCTTTTCCTGAAATTACAACAGTTTCAATGTCATAGAATTTTTGAATAAGCTCTAAGAAAATTTCTCCGTAATCAGTTCCCAACCAAGCATTAGAAAGTATAAGCCCAATTTTTCCGTTTTCAGAAAGTAGCTGATGTAAATAAAAGGGGATGTAAGCGAAAATATCACTTTTGCCACTTAATGATTTTGTGGTGTAAGCTTCTTCTTCAATGAAACTGTTTATTTCTGTGATGTTCGGGTTTAAAACCTGAATTTCTTTACTCTTGATAAAAGGTAAGTTTGAAACAACATAATCAATGGTAGGAAAAAGCTTTACAATATCGTTTCCATTGTTCGGGTCTTTGAAAGTTACATTCTGCCCTGTTACTAATTCAATCACATCCTTTCTGAAAATGTTTAACACTTTGCCGATGTTATTTGGCTTAGCCAAAGTAAGTGTAGATAATTGAATAGGGAAAGAATGTTTGTCTGATGCCCAAATGCTGTTTATTATTTCGTCTTGGTTAAACTCGTATTCTTCTTTGAGCAAATATGCTTGATTGATTATTGTTCCTGTTCCACAACAAGGGTCAATTACAACTCCTTCTTTGTCTTCAACGGTTAACCTCACTAATAAATCTGCTAATTTTTTAGGTGTTGCGAATTGTCCTGCAACCTTTCGTTTTGCAGATACTATCGAAGATTGGAGTAAATTATGGAGGATTTCTATTTCAATTCCTGCAATGTTGATTGATGAAAGAAACTGATTTAACTGGATAATCTGTTTCCAAGCAGAAGTTGAAATGAACTCAATTGCAAGGTTATCGCTGAAAATGTTCCAAAAATTACAATGCTCGGATATTGAGGCAATTATTTCCTTCGCTTGCTCAACCGAGGTTTCATTGTTTATTGATTCTATTGCTCTTGCTTCATTAAAATGCCTTTTCAGAACATTTGCGAAGATAATTTTAAAAACCCAATCTGTTAATATTACTTTTGAAATAGTAGGTAATTTATTTGAAGCGTCTTTTACTGCTGATGGATTATAACCATATTCAGTTGCAGAGGATAACCACCAATTATTTATTTTGGCTTCAAGTCTTGAGTTTCTCCTAAAATTAGCTCTTATATTTTCTGCTGTCGAGGATATATTTTCGAGAATAACATCAATGATTGCATCAACAGCTAAAATTTCTGAAGAAACTTCATCTGATATTTCTCCTGATTCAAAATAGCCGTTTAAGTCTGAAAGTATGGTATGTAGTAATGACTTCCAAAGAGATTCTTTTGGTTTTACTTCTGTTCGTTTATTAATGTCAATGTCATTCCAAGTTTTTAAAATTGCGAATGAATCTCCTTGTTTAGAATAAAGAACGGCACTCTTTACATTCCACAGAATAAAACTGTCTCTTTGTAAAATTTTGGCTTTTTTGATTGCATTGACAATGAGTTCAGCATCATTAATTGGTGTGTCAGGCATTTTCAATTCCCAACCTTGTAAAATGATATTTCTTGTTTGGTCTTTGAAAATCAACACATCAGGAAATAGACTTGACTTTTCGTTGCTTATGGTACTTTCACCACCTGCACTTTTAAAGTGCCAACTCTTATTTGCAAGGTGTAAGCCTATTTCACTTATTACGTCTATTGCCCAACTTCTTTCGTTGTATGTAACTTTTGCCATTTCAGGTAATTCAATTAATAAATTGCTGGACTTGCTTTTGCCTTTCCGTTTTTGTAATTAAGTGTATGATATTTTGCAATTGGCTCATTGAATAATCTTAAAGTTGATTCTTCAATTTCCTTGCGTTTAAGTGTTTCTTGAATTCTGTCAGTGCAAATTTTTATGTAATCAACTGGCTTAACTTTATGTAGCAGAACATCTTCATTCTTTTCAATCCCAATAAATTGTCTGTTTTCAAGAATTGCAGAAAGTAGGAAACTACCACTACCACAAGCATTGTCAAGAACAACATCTCCTGGTTTTGTGAAGGTCTTTATAAGGTATCTTCCTAATTCAATTGGTTTTTGTGTCGGATGCAAA encodes:
- a CDS encoding ATP-dependent helicase: MLKKITLKGEQKKVLFLPPTNPIQIKGVAGSGKTTVALYRAKHLLETQNTLFQEAKIVIFTFNKTLAAYIRAVSPYINGGYQKDSDEIKPKTPDGLNVTIVNFHSWAYHFAGIGYNTTVMQWEQIEIIESIKTSLTSTSSNVLTKSSEFFQEEISWIKGKLFNSKTEYVEAKRTGRGTSDRVTASDKEVIWNVYLKYNQELKNRGKVDFDDYAIKSLQKIENDPFWKPPFTHIIIDEAQDLNKAQILVISKLVSQETESISIIADAAQRIFKSGFTWSEVGLNVRGGRTIEFKKNYRNSVHIARAALSLLANEEDKSEFTDVETALSGGQKPIVGYFEDFDDQLAYLKGELQNIKNEGKISSTIVLHRTNDGVRRIQNYLNNNGLQTELVKSNQAVNYNSDSIKICTMSSIKGLEFNNVFIMDLTDDVIPYPPGFIETDDEFHISTERRLLYTCMTRARTGLYLIGDKDNPSRYIAEIDDDLLNNVTESSSDDDFEDDGLPF
- a CDS encoding T9SS type A sorting domain-containing protein, whose translation is MKHLLILISIIYSINCFGQEPNPELFQTWYLYSVMESDASPGPYIVSEINPTITPSLTIVEDLTFSGIGACNSFNGTFTFLNNTLSTDQFSNLTNDCGIQIHNSFETEYFNFMEYAIGYQITSENDGLVLNLSTGIFGNAVFKNFTLNTKDFDLNKTEIYPNPTNSIIYIKSKNTSITKIEFYNSFGQNMRIIKSKFETIDISNLSAGVYMMKIYSEFGIQNKKILKK
- a CDS encoding STM3941 family protein, whose translation is MSTKYYYKNKKNDIFRILLVLPLIAFYYPLTLFYISPSEHIWWRMPSEIYVLMFSIFGYIVISFSIIVMFKLILKKGYVKINNEGIYNDFFFSNKKNLKWNEIESIRLIKYNQNLYLGFFLKKNEFGKKRGFDYLAHKLNISTFGTGHFIHSSFLNCTFMELVKEVNKRFPKGIDT
- a CDS encoding T9SS type A sorting domain-containing protein, producing MKHLLILISIIYSINCFGQEPNPELFQTWYLYSVMASDGSPSPYIVSEINPNITPSLTIVEDLTFSGIGACNSFNGTFIFSNNTLSTDQFSNLTNECGIQIHKSFETEYFNFMEYAIGYQITSENDGLVLNLSTAVFGEAVFKNFKLNIKDFDLNKIEIYPNPTNSIIYIKSKNTSITKIEFLNSFGQTMRIIKSKFESIDISNLSAGIYMMKIYSEFGIQNRKILKK
- a CDS encoding N-6 DNA methylase — translated: MAKVTYNERSWAIDVISEIGLHLANKSWHFKSAGGESTISNEKSSLFPDVLIFKDQTRNIILQGWELKMPDTPINDAELIVNAIKKAKILQRDSFILWNVKSAVLYSKQGDSFAILKTWNDIDINKRTEVKPKESLWKSLLHTILSDLNGYFESGEISDEVSSEILAVDAIIDVILENISSTAENIRANFRRNSRLEAKINNWWLSSATEYGYNPSAVKDASNKLPTISKVILTDWVFKIIFANVLKRHFNEARAIESINNETSVEQAKEIIASISEHCNFWNIFSDNLAIEFISTSAWKQIIQLNQFLSSINIAGIEIEILHNLLQSSIVSAKRKVAGQFATPKKLADLLVRLTVEDKEGVVIDPCCGTGTIINQAYLLKEEYEFNQDEIINSIWASDKHSFPIQLSTLTLAKPNNIGKVLNIFRKDVIELVTGQNVTFKDPNNGNDIVKLFPTIDYVVSNLPFIKSKEIQVLNPNITEINSFIEEEAYTTKSLSGKSDIFAYIPFYLHQLLSENGKIGLILSNAWLGTDYGEIFLELIQKFYDIETVVISGKGKWFDNADVVTTFLIAKKRNPNTPIDQNRTISFCTLKESINEIPDIKQLSENILLETENEIVAIQNYSVNEIANFETIGVPWCGYFANLNWLTEVSEKLIDCNQFFNFTRGERRGWNALFYPAFGHNIEAEYIRPVLKNLRGTSGLYCSADGEAFCCSRSIAELEQLNHSGALQWIRNFENQNNETGVPLTQSLRKANMLWYEMKTENMADFVANVNYDRSLFIATFENRSFIDQRMIGLSLKEDFQNENRILLLALLNSVLSMFFIESFGFGRGLGALDLRATKFERDFKLLNFQLLSNDQKQRIINAFQPIANRNRLPLKQEIEQADRVNFEKVLLEAFGIDEHFEAIKSSLLDLYNIRFAVKNI